The following are from one region of the Leptospira terpstrae serovar Hualin str. LT 11-33 = ATCC 700639 genome:
- a CDS encoding alpha/beta fold hydrolase — protein sequence MALEENSLEDRLIKISTRDSNKSLMVSPDKIYIFPVPKTTFQFLENIWQSFTNKMVSLVDFNDDPIFNFSIFEVIDQDEMKIVATATHFKLKEIAERRRIPGIEEYIKKSRPIHLGDPRNESAGFIRKSIIDFNKGLRPEVIFVNLKEEEIHPEKKVLLSETMNHAIGIPLFVNENPIGILWGITKDPIPEDKIRPLTLQLYSLFDVIEFVVAKEMESGNDHYIAQKNIEKADTVSNSRNLFYTTTKDQKEPVTSIIFKSHQYNIEYRMDASFIIPTTDGYAVSLKSFTPEKLNNTGKNLLLIPGFFCRRSVMDKLAKELALKYGYRVFLMDMRGRSRQTMPKHGKKEGWTVDNYIQDDFPEILRWIRWHYPSERTVVLGHSMGGMIPRFYVSSYEKIKELKEEFNLPQPEEYIAGIVSITSPNYISLKSNFIGLDTLKRGFSMLPHKMISDMILSMASFSMQATIQTIDLKKFFKLILNLHSSLRSFSYNIGTKVLTIKDFVGYKEITPPEWYFLMEDVFCEESVSVIMQFFQSQISNERSFWSNDGRINYTENFLNNFNMPIYSVVGTVDKIVPEESLTELKDLKSENKVITYYEQGHLGIIFHGETVRKICKGINEWIQGLK from the coding sequence ATGGCTCTTGAAGAAAATTCGCTGGAAGATCGTTTGATCAAAATTTCCACCAGGGACAGCAATAAAAGTCTCATGGTGAGCCCGGACAAAATCTATATTTTTCCGGTTCCCAAAACTACCTTCCAGTTTTTGGAAAATATTTGGCAATCCTTTACTAATAAAATGGTTTCTTTAGTTGATTTCAACGATGATCCCATTTTCAACTTTTCAATTTTTGAAGTTATTGACCAAGATGAAATGAAAATTGTGGCCACAGCCACACACTTCAAACTAAAGGAAATTGCGGAACGCCGTAGAATTCCTGGAATTGAGGAATACATCAAAAAATCTCGCCCCATCCATTTGGGAGATCCTCGTAACGAGTCTGCAGGATTCATTCGTAAGTCCATCATTGATTTTAATAAAGGCCTAAGACCGGAAGTCATCTTTGTTAATTTGAAAGAAGAAGAAATCCATCCTGAGAAAAAAGTTTTACTCTCAGAAACCATGAACCATGCGATTGGAATTCCTCTCTTTGTGAATGAAAACCCAATTGGGATTTTGTGGGGGATAACTAAAGATCCAATTCCTGAAGACAAAATCCGTCCCCTCACTCTCCAACTCTATTCTTTGTTTGATGTGATTGAGTTTGTAGTGGCAAAAGAAATGGAATCTGGAAATGACCATTACATTGCTCAAAAAAATATCGAAAAGGCTGATACAGTTTCCAATTCACGAAACTTATTTTATACAACCACCAAAGACCAAAAAGAACCGGTCACATCGATTATATTCAAATCTCACCAGTACAATATTGAATATAGAATGGATGCATCTTTTATCATCCCAACTACTGATGGTTATGCGGTTTCCTTAAAAAGTTTTACTCCGGAAAAATTAAACAATACCGGAAAAAATCTTTTGCTCATACCTGGATTTTTTTGCCGCCGTTCAGTTATGGATAAACTCGCAAAAGAACTGGCGCTGAAATATGGTTACCGAGTTTTCCTTATGGATATGCGAGGAAGGTCCAGACAAACCATGCCTAAACACGGCAAAAAAGAAGGATGGACTGTTGATAATTACATCCAAGATGATTTTCCAGAAATTCTTCGTTGGATTCGCTGGCACTATCCAAGTGAAAGGACAGTTGTCCTCGGTCACAGTATGGGTGGAATGATTCCTCGTTTTTATGTTTCTTCCTATGAAAAAATCAAAGAACTTAAAGAAGAATTCAATTTACCACAACCTGAAGAATACATTGCAGGTATTGTTTCCATTACTTCCCCAAACTACATCAGTTTGAAATCTAATTTTATTGGGCTCGATACTCTGAAACGTGGGTTCAGTATGTTACCACATAAAATGATTTCGGATATGATTTTGAGTATGGCTAGTTTTTCTATGCAAGCAACTATCCAAACCATTGACTTAAAAAAATTCTTCAAATTGATTTTGAACCTTCATTCCAGTTTAAGAAGTTTTAGTTATAATATTGGAACCAAAGTTTTGACGATCAAAGACTTTGTGGGTTATAAAGAAATCACTCCTCCTGAATGGTATTTTCTTATGGAAGACGTGTTTTGCGAAGAATCAGTTTCTGTGATTATGCAGTTTTTCCAAAGCCAGATTTCTAATGAAAGAAGTTTCTGGTCAAACGATGGCCGCATCAATTATACCGAAAACTTCCTAAATAATTTTAATATGCCTATCTATAGTGTTGTCGGAACGGTAGATAAAATTGTACCGGAAGAAAGTCTCACGGAACTGAAAGATCTCAAATCAGAAAACAAGGTGATCACTTATTATGAACAAGGCCACCTTGGAATCATCTTTCACGGAGAAACCGTTCGTAAAATTTGTAAGGGGATCAATGAATGGATCCAAGGTTTAAAATAG
- a CDS encoding PP2C family protein-serine/threonine phosphatase translates to MKEVKPYKSIHTFLRIVLYLGFVVLFCGCLDLHSEVTPDRQFQQSVYLLDRYFFWSSEELKDPHSIPENVWKKMDSNQLGFESIENQYLYIKFSDQFVRQLKSPVLYAEIALEQFKIFQGNDLVFESKLKDHIFPYIIPLNQNPSGSLIIQFQSRYRGFIGMDRDVYLKDHSMALVDLFLDNFSETFFAPILLVLSTIFLGFYFLRKREIIFLNFSILLFSASLIEAFNGFVGFSLTQFSYIVVPLTYFNIAFFPFALLLFLIGIFPPFFRNLFKILASIHLIVFLVSILSNYEDGISFLNSEDDYNWVIVLEAIGAIFSSVYVLIKGNNNLRAITLGLLIIVFAGLHDILVDLEFFRHGHRVIHYGFFLMLALFGFYVFKHYWQLLHSINRMNAELRTKNKELQRLIQIDKDLALAHALQKSLLSSKYNEDEKIRIIGFSQNLESVGGDYFDHTKDSMGNWAILMADVSGHGISSAMVAAMSKMAFVGAGPYLQFPSRVFHLMNRHLVGKTKNLFITASYVFIDTESYTATFSNAGHPGFFLIRNSEPDVIYLNAKGKPLGLFSHLPFAEEMVKLKPGDRILLYTDGIFDLLNEEGESFGEERLKSLLWDNRYQKFQELATIVQDSLFRFSSGWKYQMDDLSFLLVEIK, encoded by the coding sequence TTGAAAGAAGTCAAACCATATAAATCGATCCATACTTTCTTACGGATCGTTCTTTATTTAGGGTTTGTAGTTTTATTTTGCGGGTGTTTGGATTTACATTCGGAAGTTACACCTGACCGCCAATTCCAACAGTCTGTTTATCTTTTGGATCGATACTTTTTTTGGTCGTCTGAGGAATTAAAAGACCCTCATTCGATTCCAGAAAACGTATGGAAAAAAATGGATTCGAATCAGTTGGGATTTGAATCAATAGAAAATCAATATTTATATATTAAGTTTAGTGATCAGTTTGTAAGGCAACTCAAAAGTCCTGTTCTCTATGCAGAAATAGCATTGGAACAATTTAAAATTTTTCAAGGGAATGACCTGGTTTTTGAATCAAAACTTAAAGATCATATTTTCCCTTATATCATTCCATTAAATCAAAACCCATCTGGTTCACTCATCATCCAATTCCAATCGCGGTATCGTGGTTTTATCGGAATGGATCGCGACGTTTATTTGAAAGACCATTCTATGGCATTGGTGGATTTGTTTTTAGATAATTTTTCAGAAACATTCTTCGCTCCCATTTTACTTGTGCTTTCCACAATTTTCCTTGGCTTTTATTTTCTTAGAAAAAGAGAAATTATCTTTTTGAATTTCTCAATACTTTTGTTTTCTGCATCTCTCATCGAAGCATTCAATGGTTTTGTTGGTTTTTCGCTCACACAGTTTTCCTATATTGTTGTTCCTCTTACTTATTTCAATATTGCATTTTTTCCTTTTGCACTTTTGCTTTTTTTAATTGGGATTTTCCCTCCATTTTTTCGAAATTTATTCAAGATACTCGCAAGCATACATCTCATCGTTTTTTTAGTATCCATTCTTAGTAATTATGAAGATGGAATTTCTTTTCTCAATAGCGAAGACGATTACAATTGGGTGATTGTATTAGAAGCAATTGGAGCCATTTTTTCTTCTGTTTATGTTCTGATTAAAGGAAACAATAATCTTCGAGCGATAACCTTGGGACTCCTCATCATTGTGTTTGCAGGACTACATGATATTTTGGTCGATCTTGAGTTCTTTCGACATGGGCATAGGGTCATTCATTATGGATTTTTTTTAATGTTAGCTTTGTTTGGATTTTATGTTTTCAAACATTATTGGCAGCTCTTACATTCAATCAACAGAATGAACGCCGAATTAAGGACGAAAAATAAAGAGTTACAAAGGTTAATTCAAATAGACAAGGATTTGGCTCTTGCTCATGCATTGCAAAAATCATTGTTATCATCTAAGTACAATGAAGATGAAAAAATTCGGATCATTGGTTTTTCGCAAAACTTAGAGTCTGTGGGCGGTGATTATTTTGACCATACCAAAGATAGTATGGGGAATTGGGCCATACTTATGGCAGATGTTTCTGGTCATGGAATTTCTTCTGCCATGGTGGCTGCTATGTCAAAGATGGCATTTGTTGGTGCTGGTCCTTATTTACAATTCCCATCACGTGTGTTTCATTTGATGAACAGGCATTTGGTAGGAAAAACAAAAAATCTATTTATTACCGCCTCATATGTATTTATCGATACCGAATCTTATACAGCTACATTCAGTAATGCAGGTCATCCAGGTTTTTTTCTCATTAGAAATTCAGAACCAGATGTCATTTATTTAAACGCGAAAGGAAAACCATTGGGTTTATTTTCGCATTTGCCTTTTGCAGAGGAAATGGTGAAACTAAAGCCAGGAGATAGGATCTTACTCTACACTGATGGAATATTCGATCTACTCAATGAGGAAGGTGAAAGTTTCGGGGAAGAAAGACTCAAATCATTGTTATGGGACAATCGGTATCAAAAATTTCAAGAATTGGCAACAATAGTACAAGACTCACTCTTTCGGTTTTCTTCGGGATGGAAATACCAAATGGACGATTTGAGTTTCTTATTAGTAGAAATTAAATAG
- a CDS encoding protein-disulfide reductase DsbD family protein, with translation MVSEIQAFIESQLSSGSFSFLSIFFLALGGLLAGLLPCVYPLYPITAGILKSRVSKHKWSHPLVYYIGLATMYAVFGLIAGLSGGAFNSFLRYPETQLVLAILLFILGLSVAEFLYFPFFSGDLRNSVNVSYANTFFLGIGAGLLSSPCVGPVVVSILVQLITYQTEGIRIVPILFTSLKMFVFGLGLGIPFLLIGVFGFALPKSGKWMKSVQWILALLILYFSYTYLEKAFVLWGYDSGLSAKVFLIWSLALTFLYLQKKEGLPCERMKLSLFQLGAYSSLVVLVLLLQSAIFKFQTAIGESDPGSNSVPMEVHGNLEWHRSKTEVFRLAKETGKPIFIDFYADWCTNCKEFQKLTLTNKEWNETFKKNTILWKVYDTDPIFEEFANDPNYPELKIGLPFFLILNADGKMIYKSNDYLDTKGMIEAIRKL, from the coding sequence ATGGTATCTGAAATCCAAGCCTTTATTGAATCCCAATTGTCTTCTGGCTCTTTTTCGTTTTTAAGTATTTTCTTTTTAGCCCTAGGTGGACTTCTCGCCGGTCTTTTGCCCTGTGTGTATCCGTTGTATCCCATCACAGCGGGAATTCTAAAATCTCGTGTGTCTAAACACAAATGGTCACATCCTTTGGTTTATTATATTGGTCTTGCCACTATGTATGCAGTTTTTGGTCTGATTGCAGGCCTTAGCGGAGGGGCATTCAATTCTTTTTTACGTTACCCAGAAACGCAATTGGTACTCGCTATTTTACTTTTTATCTTGGGACTCAGTGTCGCGGAGTTTTTATACTTTCCTTTTTTCTCTGGGGATTTGCGAAATTCAGTAAATGTTAGTTATGCGAATACATTTTTTCTTGGTATTGGAGCGGGGCTTCTTTCATCGCCTTGTGTAGGGCCAGTAGTAGTTTCTATTCTTGTCCAACTCATTACGTACCAAACGGAAGGAATTCGTATTGTTCCAATTCTTTTTACTTCTTTAAAAATGTTTGTTTTTGGTTTGGGACTGGGAATTCCTTTTTTGCTCATTGGAGTTTTTGGATTTGCCTTACCGAAATCTGGTAAGTGGATGAAGTCAGTACAGTGGATTCTTGCACTGCTCATTCTATACTTTTCCTATACTTATCTAGAAAAGGCATTTGTCCTCTGGGGTTACGATTCTGGTTTGTCTGCAAAAGTATTTTTAATTTGGAGTTTGGCATTAACCTTTCTCTACTTACAAAAGAAAGAAGGCCTTCCTTGCGAAAGGATGAAACTATCTTTGTTTCAATTGGGTGCTTATAGCTCGCTCGTGGTTCTAGTTCTACTTTTACAATCTGCCATTTTTAAATTTCAGACAGCTATCGGGGAATCAGATCCAGGGTCAAATTCAGTTCCAATGGAAGTTCATGGAAATCTAGAATGGCACCGATCGAAAACAGAAGTGTTCCGACTCGCAAAGGAAACAGGTAAACCGATATTTATCGATTTTTATGCAGACTGGTGTACAAACTGTAAAGAGTTTCAAAAACTAACCCTAACGAATAAAGAATGGAATGAAACTTTCAAAAAGAATACAATTCTTTGGAAAGTTTACGATACCGATCCTATCTTTGAAGAATTTGCTAACGACCCGAATTATCCTGAATTAAAAATCGGTTTGCCTTTCTTTTTAATCCTTAATGCAGACGGTAAGATGATTTATAAATCGAATGATTATTTAGATACCAAAGGAATGATCGAAGCGATTCGGAAACTATAG
- a CDS encoding rhomboid family intramembrane serine protease has product MRSFIWEFPLTAGFSLFLFLLYPIVSIFFPDLIGPYFIATPGELEPINWILSTFFHGSGAHLLSNLFFLLLLGRVVENRVGKGKWLLFYFMAGILSVLGDGIVRGLILGDRTPIVGASGAISGLASAATLLSPFRFPISKTKSIPFPVFLFGWMMVYSDVTNLFARDQVAHWAHLGGFFSVFVTSYLLGDKERREIRQGFLLNFTFFTLTIILLFFINNR; this is encoded by the coding sequence ATGCGATCATTTATTTGGGAATTCCCACTCACTGCCGGTTTTTCGTTATTTCTTTTTTTGTTATACCCAATTGTTTCTATTTTTTTTCCCGATTTGATTGGGCCGTATTTTATCGCAACTCCAGGGGAATTAGAACCAATCAATTGGATTTTATCTACTTTTTTCCATGGATCGGGGGCTCACCTTCTCTCTAATTTATTTTTTCTCCTACTTCTGGGAAGAGTAGTAGAAAACCGAGTTGGTAAAGGGAAATGGCTACTTTTTTATTTTATGGCAGGTATACTTTCCGTGTTAGGCGATGGAATTGTAAGGGGTCTAATTTTGGGAGATAGAACCCCCATTGTAGGAGCTAGTGGTGCAATTTCTGGGTTAGCATCTGCGGCCACATTACTTTCCCCTTTTCGTTTCCCCATCTCAAAAACAAAATCCATTCCCTTTCCCGTTTTTCTATTTGGTTGGATGATGGTTTATTCAGATGTTACTAATTTGTTCGCACGCGACCAAGTGGCACACTGGGCACATCTTGGAGGATTTTTTTCCGTCTTTGTTACTAGTTACTTGCTTGGTGATAAAGAGAGGCGAGAAATCAGACAGGGCTTTCTTTTGAA
- a CDS encoding NAD(P)H-dependent flavin oxidoreductase: MKIKTKISEMLKIDLPIIAAPMFLVSYPELVVAVSEAGGIGCFPSLNYRTPEQLHEGILEIRSKTKKPIGVNLILHKEHNPNWAKQFEVVMDLKVELIITSLGTPRTIAKEIKSNGSTLFCDVTTLKHANIVAKSGADALIAVSQGAGGHAGAITPFALIPYLKKEVGLPVIAAGAISTGSQMAAALSLGADAVYIGTRFIATPESRAQNEYKQMLIDSSPDEIVYTEKISGIPANWLAKSVERSPEILEDGPKKIAAGHAGGEKAIEQEYKRWRDIWSAGQGVAQIHEVKPAGEIVKEIANEYLATVNNLPR, from the coding sequence ATGAAAATCAAAACAAAAATCAGTGAAATGTTGAAAATTGATCTACCGATCATCGCAGCTCCCATGTTCCTCGTCTCCTATCCGGAGTTAGTGGTCGCGGTCTCCGAAGCAGGCGGAATTGGCTGTTTTCCTTCTTTAAACTATAGAACACCCGAACAGTTACACGAAGGAATTCTGGAAATTCGTTCCAAAACCAAAAAACCAATTGGTGTCAATTTGATCCTTCACAAGGAACATAACCCCAATTGGGCGAAACAATTTGAAGTGGTTATGGATTTAAAAGTAGAACTTATCATTACAAGTCTGGGAACTCCAAGAACCATTGCAAAAGAAATCAAATCTAATGGATCCACTTTGTTTTGCGATGTGACCACATTAAAACATGCAAACATAGTAGCAAAGTCAGGAGCAGATGCTCTCATTGCCGTTTCCCAAGGGGCCGGTGGTCATGCCGGTGCAATTACACCGTTTGCTTTAATTCCTTATCTAAAAAAAGAAGTTGGTTTGCCGGTCATTGCTGCAGGTGCCATTTCTACCGGTTCCCAAATGGCCGCAGCATTGTCTTTAGGTGCAGATGCAGTTTATATTGGAACTCGTTTCATTGCAACACCAGAGTCAAGGGCACAAAACGAATACAAACAAATGTTAATTGACTCAAGTCCGGACGAAATCGTTTATACTGAAAAAATTTCAGGAATTCCAGCAAACTGGTTAGCAAAATCGGTGGAACGTTCCCCAGAAATTTTAGAAGACGGCCCGAAAAAAATTGCCGCTGGTCATGCCGGGGGAGAAAAAGCCATCGAACAGGAATACAAACGTTGGAGAGATATTTGGTCTGCAGGCCAAGGTGTGGCTCAAATCCATGAAGTGAAACCGGCCGGAGAAATCGTAAAAGAAATCGCGAATGAATACTTGGCAACAGTCAACAATTTGCCTCGTTAA
- the thyX gene encoding FAD-dependent thymidylate synthase, with protein sequence MQQSDFESISRVSVPELDSILGKPFPILDDGFVRLVDYMGSDESIVQAARVSYGKGTKKVNEDRGLIRYLMRHRHSTPFEMCELKLHVRVPMDTWRQWIRHRMANVNEYSTRYSVAIDSAQTTLPGEWRVQSVGNKQGSDGYLELSKGDHLTKKETEFQKFASDIYNERLEMGVAREQARKDLPLATYTEAYWKVDLHNLLHFLALRMDDHAQLEIRLFAKTIGEQIVQKWVPNAWEAFVDYRLNALNLTKYDTQIIHAFNTSGKEGAKKKAIELGLLDAEGTTAKKSREREELESKLKDMGFSIPW encoded by the coding sequence ATGCAACAATCTGATTTCGAATCCATTTCAAGAGTTTCCGTTCCCGAATTAGACTCCATTCTAGGAAAACCATTCCCAATTTTGGACGATGGATTTGTCAGACTCGTTGATTACATGGGATCTGATGAATCGATCGTTCAGGCTGCACGCGTTTCGTACGGAAAAGGAACAAAAAAGGTAAATGAAGACCGAGGTCTTATTCGTTATTTAATGCGTCACCGCCACAGCACTCCTTTCGAAATGTGCGAACTCAAGCTACATGTTCGCGTTCCTATGGACACTTGGCGTCAGTGGATTCGTCACCGTATGGCAAATGTCAATGAATACTCTACGCGTTACTCCGTAGCCATTGATTCTGCCCAAACGACACTTCCGGGAGAATGGCGAGTTCAATCGGTTGGAAACAAACAAGGTAGTGATGGATATTTAGAATTATCCAAAGGTGACCACCTAACGAAAAAAGAAACAGAATTCCAGAAGTTTGCTTCAGATATTTATAATGAAAGATTAGAGATGGGTGTTGCTCGTGAACAAGCAAGAAAAGACTTACCACTTGCAACCTATACAGAAGCCTATTGGAAGGTGGATCTTCACAATTTACTCCACTTTTTGGCACTTCGAATGGATGACCATGCGCAATTAGAAATACGTCTTTTTGCAAAAACAATTGGAGAACAAATTGTACAAAAATGGGTTCCGAATGCTTGGGAAGCATTTGTCGACTATCGATTAAATGCACTCAACCTAACCAAATATGATACCCAAATCATTCATGCTTTTAATACTTCCGGTAAAGAGGGAGCAAAGAAGAAAGCAATCGAACTCGGATTATTGGATGCCGAAGGAACCACAGCGAAAAAAAGCCGAGAACGTGAGGAATTGGAATCCAAATTAAAAGATATGGGATTTTCCATTCCATGGTAA
- a CDS encoding FecR family protein: MSLRIFLTLSSLIMISVSLSADEFAVATFTRGKVSFLSSTDSSKLWKTLKVNDILKPGDRIKTGNGSKVDFLYQETEIRIQPNTDFTLKEWNTENKVAKAYVEKGAAWFRVSNFKKGSFEVSTPTTTAGVRGTAFGVFYEEKEKKGYTCVCEGKVNINGSDFSKGSGGALKMGATDLEKNDYKDLITKEGATIQFREKRKEISMLSRCLPCHKPVGWEDTSFTPDETYGKK, from the coding sequence ATGAGCCTCAGAATCTTTCTAACCCTCTCTTCCTTAATTATGATCAGTGTTTCCCTTTCGGCGGATGAATTTGCTGTGGCAACTTTTACCCGCGGTAAGGTGAGTTTTCTTTCTTCTACTGACTCCTCCAAACTTTGGAAGACTCTCAAAGTAAACGATATCTTAAAACCTGGTGATAGAATCAAAACCGGTAACGGATCCAAAGTAGATTTTTTATACCAAGAAACCGAAATTCGAATCCAACCTAACACGGATTTTACACTGAAAGAATGGAATACTGAAAATAAAGTGGCAAAAGCCTATGTGGAAAAAGGGGCGGCTTGGTTTCGGGTCAGTAACTTTAAAAAAGGAAGTTTTGAAGTTTCTACTCCTACTACAACGGCAGGTGTAAGAGGGACAGCCTTCGGTGTGTTTTACGAAGAAAAAGAAAAGAAAGGATACACTTGTGTTTGCGAAGGTAAAGTCAATATCAATGGATCGGATTTTTCTAAAGGAAGTGGTGGAGCATTAAAAATGGGAGCCACAGATTTAGAAAAAAATGATTACAAAGATTTAATCACAAAAGAAGGTGCTACCATTCAGTTTAGAGAAAAACGAAAAGAGATCTCCATGTTGTCTCGTTGCCTTCCTTGTCACAAACCAGTTGGTTGGGAAGATACTAGTTTTACTCCGGACGAAACTTACGGTAAAAAGTGA
- a CDS encoding adhesin OmpL37 family surface protein: MKRFSVIVLLFLTAIGEMTPDQSSSKATQLIRVSYGLKDNYEFLRILNSTISNRGTEDQKKYFKRCVQHHIESEILHLQMDLGRSYAELRRTQGLLIQLYIYVLEDEIEELEIELGRLARLANGKEKTETKSYLRLGYREIAVAKQKLIIGKNIRPYLYLMKLQELAYSLKSLKQAEKYIVLLGLLHDSIDEFDKESRTFEEMVHEVNRIIFSDREKYLRLLYDSHFDSYGALDYYELIWKQPDLHELAAGIPGFDPAYVRNPEEAVPPTF, encoded by the coding sequence ATGAAACGTTTTTCGGTAATAGTACTGCTCTTTCTGACAGCAATCGGAGAGATGACACCGGATCAGTCCAGTTCCAAAGCAACCCAGTTAATCCGTGTTAGCTATGGACTTAAGGACAACTACGAGTTTCTACGCATTTTAAATTCTACAATTAGCAATCGAGGAACAGAAGACCAAAAAAAATATTTCAAACGTTGCGTACAACACCATATAGAATCGGAAATTCTTCATTTACAAATGGATTTGGGACGTTCTTATGCAGAACTTAGAAGGACACAAGGATTACTCATCCAACTTTATATCTATGTTTTAGAAGATGAAATTGAAGAATTGGAAATAGAATTGGGTCGTCTTGCGAGACTTGCCAATGGCAAAGAAAAAACAGAAACTAAATCCTACCTACGTTTAGGATATCGTGAAATTGCTGTTGCAAAACAGAAGTTAATCATTGGAAAAAACATTCGACCTTATTTGTATTTAATGAAACTCCAAGAGTTGGCTTATTCCTTGAAGTCTCTCAAACAAGCGGAAAAGTACATTGTGCTTCTTGGACTTTTACATGATTCCATTGACGAATTTGATAAAGAAAGCCGGACCTTTGAAGAGATGGTTCATGAAGTAAACAGAATCATTTTTTCTGATCGTGAAAAGTATTTACGTTTGCTTTACGATAGCCATTTTGATTCTTATGGGGCATTGGATTATTATGAGCTTATCTGGAAGCAGCCTGATTTACATGAATTGGCTGCAGGGATTCCCGGTTTTGATCCCGCTTACGTAAGAAACCCAGAAGAAGCAGTTCCACCCACATTTTAA
- a CDS encoding zinc-binding dehydrogenase, whose amino-acid sequence MKAAVLPQGSRSLEIQDLDLPTLLPNQVKIKVKACGICGSDIHLVLHGKMKASYTPCVPGHETSGVVEEIGEEVTKFKKGDRVVVSAGTSCGKCKHCLAGRENLCEEIGVLGFNQRGGFAEYLQIEERYLHQLPDEIPFTEGAILADAVSTPYHAVKYQGEIKPGDTVAIIGCGGLGIHAVAIAKALGAGRIFAVDIDSGSLENAKAYGADELILVEKNMQVGKVLKEKSGGIDLLCDFSGYMPNIENSVRAMSRGGRIVLVGIGRNKLEIPMPFFLIERQIRITGSYGSDRRAIPELIQLYKDKKLSLTKSISGVHKLEETNEFLHALEEKKGNPIRFIINPEL is encoded by the coding sequence ATGAAAGCAGCTGTACTTCCCCAAGGCTCAAGATCTCTTGAAATTCAAGATTTAGATCTTCCCACACTTTTACCCAACCAAGTAAAAATCAAAGTCAAAGCCTGTGGAATTTGTGGGTCAGACATCCACTTAGTTCTCCATGGAAAAATGAAAGCCAGTTATACTCCTTGTGTCCCCGGACATGAAACTTCTGGTGTTGTTGAAGAAATTGGAGAAGAGGTTACAAAATTCAAAAAAGGAGACCGGGTGGTTGTTAGCGCCGGGACTTCTTGTGGAAAATGTAAACACTGTTTGGCGGGTCGGGAAAACCTTTGCGAAGAAATCGGAGTTCTTGGATTCAACCAACGTGGTGGATTTGCCGAATACTTACAAATCGAAGAACGATACTTACACCAATTGCCTGATGAAATTCCATTTACCGAAGGAGCCATTCTTGCTGATGCCGTCTCCACACCCTACCATGCTGTCAAATACCAAGGGGAAATCAAACCAGGTGATACAGTAGCCATCATTGGTTGCGGAGGTCTCGGAATCCATGCGGTTGCCATTGCCAAAGCTTTAGGTGCAGGTCGAATCTTTGCAGTCGACATTGACAGCGGTTCCTTAGAAAATGCAAAAGCCTATGGAGCCGACGAACTCATCTTAGTTGAAAAAAACATGCAAGTCGGCAAAGTTTTAAAAGAAAAATCTGGCGGTATTGACTTGTTATGTGACTTTTCTGGTTATATGCCCAATATAGAAAATTCGGTTCGAGCCATGAGTCGTGGTGGACGAATTGTCCTTGTTGGAATAGGCAGAAACAAATTAGAAATACCTATGCCCTTTTTTCTTATCGAACGACAAATTAGAATCACAGGATCCTATGGTTCTGATAGAAGGGCAATTCCTGAACTCATCCAACTCTATAAAGACAAAAAGCTAAGTTTAACGAAATCAATTAGTGGTGTTCATAAGTTAGAAGAAACAAATGAGTTTTTACATGCCTTGGAAGAGAAAAAGGGAAATCCCATTCGATTCATCATCAATCCAGAATTATAG